Proteins encoded by one window of Aphis gossypii isolate Hap1 chromosome X, ASM2018417v2, whole genome shotgun sequence:
- the LOC114121019 gene encoding uncharacterized protein LOC114121019 isoform X1, translating into MNSRNECSPRIIKRVNTKKPIDNAAKYDFYRQINHLSIMKLDNETDKLNYSSWLTRLDNENSDLKMHLIKILFISLRSDRSLRMFLKPPPDDLNDLELMSDNTMEMVKYLQDNNVADEPITNENDREQLKHRRFAAVATDMRSYTTTKTAPYFVQSFYVRSDFPIYTWYNPTSINVPSNFDHNQWELYLNRFQILTESKNFNSKHRNRCEDIIPIDQISKEVATAFNWHPYSILGNEENRPKRTPAFIEIDVNIANQQCNQQQIDDAAFAIVYCKVFPGNKILEPKLYTTTLIPDAKFIFKMTGVTLVNYSNFKSKKEEQPPSGCKLKLKKQITEKSSDDNDAAIPKQQPPPTCLKKNAIQRGQSNPDVSCSLVNFEFSDKRTAEDRSRFLTSEKTVNNRPAVTHALPSPPSPSLSQPPPSRPSTPSPPSRPSTPSPPSPSPSTPSPPPPSTPSQPLQRTPSQPPQRTPSPPPSRPPTPTPVNDFHAPAVDWNPDVSSYSAFSDRRNTEDPSRFMTSERIADDRSAEMCTPPSPPSPDNDYRADDADQSEDVSSAAASDWSTETGPERCNSNILQTSQLHQDDDYASSLSTLTSADSSIEMQLAGRRDPDPYVNYDRRTDNFALDNSDRYPFDGRETLNTSHDFSFQDDFNRSPDEYTADAWPPRYNLVDDVSMPGSMVIGPWSLSGNMSRSGRDAEIDNSRIPDQYDTSCSESDIASEPDD; encoded by the exons atgaatagtcGTAATGAATGTTCACctagaattataaaaagagtaaacacaaaaaaaccaATAGACAATGCAgctaaatatgatttttacagACAAATTAATCATCTATCTATTATGAAGCTAGATAATGAAACAG ataaattgaattattcttCGTGGTTAACTCGATTAGATAATGAAAATTCAGATTTAAAGATGCAtcttatcaaaattttatttatatcattaagaaGTGATCGATCACTTCGAATGTTTTTAAAACCTCCTCCCGATGATCTTAACGATTTAGAATTGATGTCTgataataca aTGGAAATGGTTAAATACTTACAAGATAATAATGTAGCTGATGAACCTATAACCAACGAGAATGACCGAGAACAACTCAAACACAGACGTTTTGCAGCTGTAGCTACAGATATGCGTTCTTATACAACAACTAAAACTGCTCCTTACTTCGTCCAATCTTTCTATGTAAGGTCGGACTTCCCAATTTATACATGGTATAATCCAACGTCTATTAATGTGCCAAGTAATTTTGATCATAACCAATGGGAGCTATACTTAAAtcgttttcaaattttaaccga gaGTAAGAATTTCAATAGTAAACACAGAAACcg ATGTGAAGATATTATTCCAATTGACCAAATATCAAAAGAAGTTGCAACCGCTTTTAATTGGCATCCTTATAGTATTCTGGGCAATGAAGAAAATAGACCCAAACGAACACCAGCCTTTATTGAAATTGATGT aaatataGCAAACCAACAGTGCAATCAACAGCAAATCGATGATGCTGCATTTGCAATAGTATATTGTAAAGTATTCCCTGGTAACAAGATTTTAGAACCAAAACTGTATACTACTACACTAATCCCGGAcgcaaaatttatttttaaaatgactgGTGTaacattagttaattattcaaatttcaagtCAAAAAAAGAAGAACAGCCACCGAGTGGTtgcaaattaaaactaaaaaaacagATTACAGAAAAAAGCTCTGATGATAATGACG cAGCAATCCCGAAACAACAGCCACCACCAACgtgtttgaagaaaaatgccaTTCAGCGTGGACAATCCAACCCAGACGTCAGTTGTAGCCTTGTCAATTTCGAGTTTTCAGACAAGCGCACTGCAGAAGACAGGTCCCGGTTTCTGACGTCTGAGAAGACAGTCAACAACCGTCCAGCGGTAACGCATGCACTGCCGTCACCACCATCACCGTCGCTATCACAGCCACCGCCATCGCGGCCATCAACACCATCACCACCGTCGCGGCCATCAACGCCATCACCACCGTCACCGTCTCCATCAACGCCATCTCCACCGCCACCATCAACGCCATCTCAACCGCTACAGAGAACGCCATCTCAACCGCCACAGAGAACGCCATCTCCTCCACCATCGAGACCACCGACGCCGACGCCGGTCAACGATTTTCACGCACCAGCCGTCGACTGGAATCCAGACGTCAGTAGCTATTCCGCTTTTTCAGACAGGCGCAATACAGAAGACCCATCTCGGTTCATGACGTCCGAGAGGATAGCCGACGACCGTTCAGCGGAAATGTGTACACCGCCGTCACCACCGTCGCCGGACAACGATTATCGCGCCGACGACGCCGACCAATCGGAGGACGTCAGCTCTGCCGCTGCGAGCGATTGGTCCACCGAAACGGGGCCCGAACGATGCAACTCGAATATCTTGCAGACCAGCCAACTCCATCAGGACGACGACTACGCTAGTTCGTTGTCCACGTTGACGTCGGCCGACAGTTCGATTGAAATGCAGCTCGCGGGACGTCGCGATCCCGACCCGTATGTGAATTACGATCGTCGAACGGACAACTTCGCGCTGGACAACAGTGATCGATATCCGTTCGATGGCAGAGAGACGTTGAACACTAGCCACGACTTCAGCTTCCAAGACGACTTCAACCGTAGCCCAGACGAATACACGGCCGACGCCTGGCCGCCCCGTTACAATCTCGTCGATGACGTGAGCATGCCGGGCTCGATGGTTATCGGTCCATGGTCGTTGTCGGGCAACATGTCCAGAAGTGGCCGAGATGCGGAAATCGATAACTCAAGAATTCCGGATCAGTACGATACGTCTTGTTCGGAGAGTGATATCGCGTCGGAGCCGGACGACTAA
- the LOC114121019 gene encoding uncharacterized protein LOC114121019 isoform X2, translating to MNSRNECSPRIIKRVNTKKPIDNAAKYDFYRQINHLSIMKLDNETDKLNYSSWLTRLDNENSDLKMHLIKILFISLRSDRSLRMFLKPPPDDLNDLELMSDNTMEMVKYLQDNNVADEPITNENDREQLKHRRFAAVATDMRSYTTTKTAPYFVQSFYVRSDFPIYTWYNPTSINVPSNFDHNQWELYLNRFQILTESKNFNSKHRNRCEDIIPIDQISKEVATAFNWHPYSILGNEENRPKRTPAFIEIDVNIANQQCNQQQIDDAAFAIVYCKVFPGNKILEPKLYTTTLIPDAKFIFKMTGVTLVNYSNFKSKKEEQPPSGCKLKLKKQITEKSSDDNDAIPKQQPPPTCLKKNAIQRGQSNPDVSCSLVNFEFSDKRTAEDRSRFLTSEKTVNNRPAVTHALPSPPSPSLSQPPPSRPSTPSPPSRPSTPSPPSPSPSTPSPPPPSTPSQPLQRTPSQPPQRTPSPPPSRPPTPTPVNDFHAPAVDWNPDVSSYSAFSDRRNTEDPSRFMTSERIADDRSAEMCTPPSPPSPDNDYRADDADQSEDVSSAAASDWSTETGPERCNSNILQTSQLHQDDDYASSLSTLTSADSSIEMQLAGRRDPDPYVNYDRRTDNFALDNSDRYPFDGRETLNTSHDFSFQDDFNRSPDEYTADAWPPRYNLVDDVSMPGSMVIGPWSLSGNMSRSGRDAEIDNSRIPDQYDTSCSESDIASEPDD from the exons atgaatagtcGTAATGAATGTTCACctagaattataaaaagagtaaacacaaaaaaaccaATAGACAATGCAgctaaatatgatttttacagACAAATTAATCATCTATCTATTATGAAGCTAGATAATGAAACAG ataaattgaattattcttCGTGGTTAACTCGATTAGATAATGAAAATTCAGATTTAAAGATGCAtcttatcaaaattttatttatatcattaagaaGTGATCGATCACTTCGAATGTTTTTAAAACCTCCTCCCGATGATCTTAACGATTTAGAATTGATGTCTgataataca aTGGAAATGGTTAAATACTTACAAGATAATAATGTAGCTGATGAACCTATAACCAACGAGAATGACCGAGAACAACTCAAACACAGACGTTTTGCAGCTGTAGCTACAGATATGCGTTCTTATACAACAACTAAAACTGCTCCTTACTTCGTCCAATCTTTCTATGTAAGGTCGGACTTCCCAATTTATACATGGTATAATCCAACGTCTATTAATGTGCCAAGTAATTTTGATCATAACCAATGGGAGCTATACTTAAAtcgttttcaaattttaaccga gaGTAAGAATTTCAATAGTAAACACAGAAACcg ATGTGAAGATATTATTCCAATTGACCAAATATCAAAAGAAGTTGCAACCGCTTTTAATTGGCATCCTTATAGTATTCTGGGCAATGAAGAAAATAGACCCAAACGAACACCAGCCTTTATTGAAATTGATGT aaatataGCAAACCAACAGTGCAATCAACAGCAAATCGATGATGCTGCATTTGCAATAGTATATTGTAAAGTATTCCCTGGTAACAAGATTTTAGAACCAAAACTGTATACTACTACACTAATCCCGGAcgcaaaatttatttttaaaatgactgGTGTaacattagttaattattcaaatttcaagtCAAAAAAAGAAGAACAGCCACCGAGTGGTtgcaaattaaaactaaaaaaacagATTACAGAAAAAAGCTCTGATGATAATGACG CAATCCCGAAACAACAGCCACCACCAACgtgtttgaagaaaaatgccaTTCAGCGTGGACAATCCAACCCAGACGTCAGTTGTAGCCTTGTCAATTTCGAGTTTTCAGACAAGCGCACTGCAGAAGACAGGTCCCGGTTTCTGACGTCTGAGAAGACAGTCAACAACCGTCCAGCGGTAACGCATGCACTGCCGTCACCACCATCACCGTCGCTATCACAGCCACCGCCATCGCGGCCATCAACACCATCACCACCGTCGCGGCCATCAACGCCATCACCACCGTCACCGTCTCCATCAACGCCATCTCCACCGCCACCATCAACGCCATCTCAACCGCTACAGAGAACGCCATCTCAACCGCCACAGAGAACGCCATCTCCTCCACCATCGAGACCACCGACGCCGACGCCGGTCAACGATTTTCACGCACCAGCCGTCGACTGGAATCCAGACGTCAGTAGCTATTCCGCTTTTTCAGACAGGCGCAATACAGAAGACCCATCTCGGTTCATGACGTCCGAGAGGATAGCCGACGACCGTTCAGCGGAAATGTGTACACCGCCGTCACCACCGTCGCCGGACAACGATTATCGCGCCGACGACGCCGACCAATCGGAGGACGTCAGCTCTGCCGCTGCGAGCGATTGGTCCACCGAAACGGGGCCCGAACGATGCAACTCGAATATCTTGCAGACCAGCCAACTCCATCAGGACGACGACTACGCTAGTTCGTTGTCCACGTTGACGTCGGCCGACAGTTCGATTGAAATGCAGCTCGCGGGACGTCGCGATCCCGACCCGTATGTGAATTACGATCGTCGAACGGACAACTTCGCGCTGGACAACAGTGATCGATATCCGTTCGATGGCAGAGAGACGTTGAACACTAGCCACGACTTCAGCTTCCAAGACGACTTCAACCGTAGCCCAGACGAATACACGGCCGACGCCTGGCCGCCCCGTTACAATCTCGTCGATGACGTGAGCATGCCGGGCTCGATGGTTATCGGTCCATGGTCGTTGTCGGGCAACATGTCCAGAAGTGGCCGAGATGCGGAAATCGATAACTCAAGAATTCCGGATCAGTACGATACGTCTTGTTCGGAGAGTGATATCGCGTCGGAGCCGGACGACTAA
- the LOC114121019 gene encoding uncharacterized protein LOC114121019 isoform X3: MKQMEMVKYLQDNNVADEPITNENDREQLKHRRFAAVATDMRSYTTTKTAPYFVQSFYVRSDFPIYTWYNPTSINVPSNFDHNQWELYLNRFQILTESKNFNSKHRNRCEDIIPIDQISKEVATAFNWHPYSILGNEENRPKRTPAFIEIDVNIANQQCNQQQIDDAAFAIVYCKVFPGNKILEPKLYTTTLIPDAKFIFKMTGVTLVNYSNFKSKKEEQPPSGCKLKLKKQITEKSSDDNDAAIPKQQPPPTCLKKNAIQRGQSNPDVSCSLVNFEFSDKRTAEDRSRFLTSEKTVNNRPAVTHALPSPPSPSLSQPPPSRPSTPSPPSRPSTPSPPSPSPSTPSPPPPSTPSQPLQRTPSQPPQRTPSPPPSRPPTPTPVNDFHAPAVDWNPDVSSYSAFSDRRNTEDPSRFMTSERIADDRSAEMCTPPSPPSPDNDYRADDADQSEDVSSAAASDWSTETGPERCNSNILQTSQLHQDDDYASSLSTLTSADSSIEMQLAGRRDPDPYVNYDRRTDNFALDNSDRYPFDGRETLNTSHDFSFQDDFNRSPDEYTADAWPPRYNLVDDVSMPGSMVIGPWSLSGNMSRSGRDAEIDNSRIPDQYDTSCSESDIASEPDD; encoded by the exons ATGAAACAG aTGGAAATGGTTAAATACTTACAAGATAATAATGTAGCTGATGAACCTATAACCAACGAGAATGACCGAGAACAACTCAAACACAGACGTTTTGCAGCTGTAGCTACAGATATGCGTTCTTATACAACAACTAAAACTGCTCCTTACTTCGTCCAATCTTTCTATGTAAGGTCGGACTTCCCAATTTATACATGGTATAATCCAACGTCTATTAATGTGCCAAGTAATTTTGATCATAACCAATGGGAGCTATACTTAAAtcgttttcaaattttaaccga gaGTAAGAATTTCAATAGTAAACACAGAAACcg ATGTGAAGATATTATTCCAATTGACCAAATATCAAAAGAAGTTGCAACCGCTTTTAATTGGCATCCTTATAGTATTCTGGGCAATGAAGAAAATAGACCCAAACGAACACCAGCCTTTATTGAAATTGATGT aaatataGCAAACCAACAGTGCAATCAACAGCAAATCGATGATGCTGCATTTGCAATAGTATATTGTAAAGTATTCCCTGGTAACAAGATTTTAGAACCAAAACTGTATACTACTACACTAATCCCGGAcgcaaaatttatttttaaaatgactgGTGTaacattagttaattattcaaatttcaagtCAAAAAAAGAAGAACAGCCACCGAGTGGTtgcaaattaaaactaaaaaaacagATTACAGAAAAAAGCTCTGATGATAATGACG cAGCAATCCCGAAACAACAGCCACCACCAACgtgtttgaagaaaaatgccaTTCAGCGTGGACAATCCAACCCAGACGTCAGTTGTAGCCTTGTCAATTTCGAGTTTTCAGACAAGCGCACTGCAGAAGACAGGTCCCGGTTTCTGACGTCTGAGAAGACAGTCAACAACCGTCCAGCGGTAACGCATGCACTGCCGTCACCACCATCACCGTCGCTATCACAGCCACCGCCATCGCGGCCATCAACACCATCACCACCGTCGCGGCCATCAACGCCATCACCACCGTCACCGTCTCCATCAACGCCATCTCCACCGCCACCATCAACGCCATCTCAACCGCTACAGAGAACGCCATCTCAACCGCCACAGAGAACGCCATCTCCTCCACCATCGAGACCACCGACGCCGACGCCGGTCAACGATTTTCACGCACCAGCCGTCGACTGGAATCCAGACGTCAGTAGCTATTCCGCTTTTTCAGACAGGCGCAATACAGAAGACCCATCTCGGTTCATGACGTCCGAGAGGATAGCCGACGACCGTTCAGCGGAAATGTGTACACCGCCGTCACCACCGTCGCCGGACAACGATTATCGCGCCGACGACGCCGACCAATCGGAGGACGTCAGCTCTGCCGCTGCGAGCGATTGGTCCACCGAAACGGGGCCCGAACGATGCAACTCGAATATCTTGCAGACCAGCCAACTCCATCAGGACGACGACTACGCTAGTTCGTTGTCCACGTTGACGTCGGCCGACAGTTCGATTGAAATGCAGCTCGCGGGACGTCGCGATCCCGACCCGTATGTGAATTACGATCGTCGAACGGACAACTTCGCGCTGGACAACAGTGATCGATATCCGTTCGATGGCAGAGAGACGTTGAACACTAGCCACGACTTCAGCTTCCAAGACGACTTCAACCGTAGCCCAGACGAATACACGGCCGACGCCTGGCCGCCCCGTTACAATCTCGTCGATGACGTGAGCATGCCGGGCTCGATGGTTATCGGTCCATGGTCGTTGTCGGGCAACATGTCCAGAAGTGGCCGAGATGCGGAAATCGATAACTCAAGAATTCCGGATCAGTACGATACGTCTTGTTCGGAGAGTGATATCGCGTCGGAGCCGGACGACTAA